A window from Canis lupus familiaris isolate Mischka breed German Shepherd chromosome 18, alternate assembly UU_Cfam_GSD_1.0, whole genome shotgun sequence encodes these proteins:
- the LOC119864195 gene encoding USP6 N-terminal-like protein isoform X4, whose protein sequence is MLKRWDHYLPSEKLRCRVYKGVLPQVRGQVWLRLLNVDQVKARNARKYQEMKEAALASSRDIMQIDLDVNRTFRSHTMFWDRYGVGQRALFHVLAAYSVYDTEVGYCQGMSEIAAIVLMFLPENAFWALAQLMTDDRHAMHGFFVPGFQKLLRFQAHHQRVLQRALPDLRKHMAHGSS, encoded by the exons atgctCAAGCGATGGGACCACTACCTCCCCAGCGAGAAG CTGCGGTGCCGGGTCTACAAGGGGGTCCTGCCCCAGGTGCGGGGACAGGTGTGGCTGCGATTGCTGAACGTCGACCAGGTTAAGGCCAGGAATGCCAGGAAATACCAA gaaatgaaggaggcagccctggcctcctcccGGGACATCATGCAGATCGACCTGGACGTCAACCGGACGTTCCGCAGTCACACCATGTTCTGGGACCGCTACGGGGTtgg GCAGCGAGCCCTGTTCCATGTGCTGGCGGCCTACTCGGTGTATGACACC GAGGTGGGCTACTGCCAGGGCATGAGCGAGATCGCGGCCATCGTCCTCATGTTCCTGCCCGAGAACGCCTTCTGGGCGCTGGCCCAGCTGATGACAGACGACAGGCATGCCATGCACG GCTTCTTCGTCCCAGGCTTCCAGAAGCTCCTCAGGTTCCAGGCTCATCACCAGCGCGTCCTCCAAAGAGCTCTCCCCGACCTGAGGAAGCACATGGCACATGGGAGCTCCTGA
- the LOC119864195 gene encoding USP6 N-terminal-like protein isoform X3 — translation MLKRWDHYLPSEKLRCRVYKGVLPQVRGQVWLRLLNVDQVKARNARKYQEMKEAALASSRDIMQIDLDVNRTFRSHTMFWDRYGVGQRALFHVLAAYSVYDTEVGYCQGMSEIAAIVLMFLPENAFWALAQLMTDDRHAMHGGGPDRGGLGPSQASSSQASRSSSGSRLITSASSKELSPT, via the exons atgctCAAGCGATGGGACCACTACCTCCCCAGCGAGAAG CTGCGGTGCCGGGTCTACAAGGGGGTCCTGCCCCAGGTGCGGGGACAGGTGTGGCTGCGATTGCTGAACGTCGACCAGGTTAAGGCCAGGAATGCCAGGAAATACCAA gaaatgaaggaggcagccctggcctcctcccGGGACATCATGCAGATCGACCTGGACGTCAACCGGACGTTCCGCAGTCACACCATGTTCTGGGACCGCTACGGGGTtgg GCAGCGAGCCCTGTTCCATGTGCTGGCGGCCTACTCGGTGTATGACACC GAGGTGGGCTACTGCCAGGGCATGAGCGAGATCGCGGCCATCGTCCTCATGTTCCTGCCCGAGAACGCCTTCTGGGCGCTGGCCCAGCTGATGACAGACGACAGGCATGCCATGCACG gaggaggccctgatcgtgggggcctggggccttcTCAGGCTTCTTCGTCCCAGGCTTCCAGAAGCTCCTCAGGTTCCAGGCTCATCACCAGCGCGTCCTCCAAAGAGCTCTCCCCGACCTGA
- the HRAS gene encoding GTPase HRas isoform 2 (isoform 2 is encoded by transcript variant 2) — translation MTEYKLVVVGAGGVGKSALTIQLIQNHFVDEYDPTIEDSYRKQVVIDGETCLLDILDTAGQEEYSAMRDQYMRTGEGFLCVFAINNTKSFEDIHQYREQIKRVKDSDDVPMVLVGNKCDLAARTVESRQAQDLARSYGIPYIETSAKTRQGSRSGSGSSSGTLWDPPGPP, via the exons ATGACGGAGTATAAGCTGGTGGTGGTGGGCGCTGGAGGCGTGGGCAAGAGCGCCCTGACCATCCAGCTCATCCAGAACCACTTCGTGGATGAGTACGACCCCACCATCGAG GACTCCTATCGGAAGCAAGTGGTCATCGACGGGGAGACGTGCCTGCTGGACATCCTGGACACAGCGGGCCAGGAGGAGTACAGCGCCATGCGGGACCAGTACATGCGCACGGGGGAGGGCTTTCTCTGTGTATTTGCCATCAACAACACCAAGTCCTTTGAGGACATCCACCAGTACAG GGAGCAGATCAAGCGAGTGAAGGACTCTGACGACGTGCCCATGGTGCTGGTGGGGAACAAGTGTGACCTGGCTGCTCGCACCGTGGAGTCCCGGCAGGCGCAGGACCTCGCCCGCAGCTACGGCATCCCCTACATCGAGACGTCAGCCAAGACGCGCCAG GGCAGCCGGTCTGGCTCTGGCTCCAGCTCCGGGACCCTCTGGGACCCTCCGGGACCCCCGTGA
- the HRAS gene encoding GTPase HRas isoform 1 (isoform 1 is encoded by transcript variant 1), translated as MTEYKLVVVGAGGVGKSALTIQLIQNHFVDEYDPTIEDSYRKQVVIDGETCLLDILDTAGQEEYSAMRDQYMRTGEGFLCVFAINNTKSFEDIHQYREQIKRVKDSDDVPMVLVGNKCDLAARTVESRQAQDLARSYGIPYIETSAKTRQGVEDAFYTLVREIRQHKVRKLSPPDEGGPGCMSCKCLLS; from the exons ATGACGGAGTATAAGCTGGTGGTGGTGGGCGCTGGAGGCGTGGGCAAGAGCGCCCTGACCATCCAGCTCATCCAGAACCACTTCGTGGATGAGTACGACCCCACCATCGAG GACTCCTATCGGAAGCAAGTGGTCATCGACGGGGAGACGTGCCTGCTGGACATCCTGGACACAGCGGGCCAGGAGGAGTACAGCGCCATGCGGGACCAGTACATGCGCACGGGGGAGGGCTTTCTCTGTGTATTTGCCATCAACAACACCAAGTCCTTTGAGGACATCCACCAGTACAG GGAGCAGATCAAGCGAGTGAAGGACTCTGACGACGTGCCCATGGTGCTGGTGGGGAACAAGTGTGACCTGGCTGCTCGCACCGTGGAGTCCCGGCAGGCGCAGGACCTCGCCCGCAGCTACGGCATCCCCTACATCGAGACGTCAGCCAAGACGCGCCAG GGCGTGGAGGATGCCTTCTACACGCTGGTGCGAGAGATTCGACAGCACAAGGTGCGCAAGCTGAGCCCGCCCGACGAGGGAGGCCCAGGCTGCATGAGCTGCAAGTGCCTGCTGTCCTGA
- the LOC119864195 gene encoding USP6 N-terminal-like protein isoform X5, with amino-acid sequence MLKRWDHYLPSEKLRCRVYKGVLPQVRGQVWLRLLNVDQEMKEAALASSRDIMQIDLDVNRTFRSHTMFWDRYGVGQRALFHVLAAYSVYDTEVGYCQGMSEIAAIVLMFLPENAFWALAQLMTDDRHAMHGGGPDRGGLGPSQASSSQASRSSSGSRLITSASSKELSPT; translated from the exons atgctCAAGCGATGGGACCACTACCTCCCCAGCGAGAAG CTGCGGTGCCGGGTCTACAAGGGGGTCCTGCCCCAGGTGCGGGGACAGGTGTGGCTGCGATTGCTGAACGTCGACCAG gaaatgaaggaggcagccctggcctcctcccGGGACATCATGCAGATCGACCTGGACGTCAACCGGACGTTCCGCAGTCACACCATGTTCTGGGACCGCTACGGGGTtgg GCAGCGAGCCCTGTTCCATGTGCTGGCGGCCTACTCGGTGTATGACACC GAGGTGGGCTACTGCCAGGGCATGAGCGAGATCGCGGCCATCGTCCTCATGTTCCTGCCCGAGAACGCCTTCTGGGCGCTGGCCCAGCTGATGACAGACGACAGGCATGCCATGCACG gaggaggccctgatcgtgggggcctggggccttcTCAGGCTTCTTCGTCCCAGGCTTCCAGAAGCTCCTCAGGTTCCAGGCTCATCACCAGCGCGTCCTCCAAAGAGCTCTCCCCGACCTGA